The following are from one region of the Paenibacillus sp. KS-LC4 genome:
- a CDS encoding AraC family transcriptional regulator, with the protein MPLRSSKTNQLYLFSYLRKRRFPVHQGAGSHRIGMHVLCFILEGEASLLIDGVLCRIRPLELYLLVPGMIVDIPDHCSTITYYGLFFKPVLLVKEGKRYEGVQTLAMSGAFLPGHIAIRQPQQVLQRLLYMYEQSRGAARTDAFSLRLLLEEFISFIITNAPEQREASDERIERSIIYMKENYRRKISIDHLAAAAEMTTTAYSRLFRKMKVESPIEYLNQIRMDKAKQLLDKEDRRVKEVADFVGFRSEFYFSRMFQRLVGVSPTVYMKRGTMKIAVASSLGFHEHLQSIGIEPVCAVDLFQYPGTGEQAYSKQLDEQLSELKRSKCDLIIADHYHMHFKDSFKQIAPSYFLDFSVWDWKRNFLKIAELVNREREAEAVLTRLDLSIEDAKQLLNEAIGENRITVIQVSHRAVGIQGTTAHPLNELIYKELALKPGGQVPGDMWRLEIPPEAMPVLDTEHLFIQKHHVLAGSEEIFHSMTQTSAWQETSAVQEGNVHAIPNWFVMSWTPLGRQHIIKTLIDLLAK; encoded by the coding sequence ATGCCGTTGCGTTCTTCGAAGACGAATCAGCTGTATTTATTTTCATATTTAAGGAAACGAAGGTTCCCCGTTCACCAAGGAGCAGGCAGCCATCGGATAGGCATGCATGTGTTGTGTTTTATTTTAGAAGGTGAAGCTAGTCTCTTAATAGATGGTGTATTGTGCCGAATTCGCCCCTTAGAGCTATATCTGCTAGTGCCGGGGATGATCGTTGACATTCCTGATCATTGCAGCACGATTACGTATTATGGTCTTTTTTTCAAGCCCGTCCTGCTTGTAAAGGAAGGGAAGAGGTATGAAGGGGTGCAAACCTTAGCGATGTCCGGTGCTTTTTTGCCGGGACATATTGCTATTCGTCAGCCGCAGCAGGTGCTTCAACGATTGCTGTATATGTATGAGCAGAGCAGAGGCGCAGCGAGGACGGATGCTTTTTCCTTGCGGCTGCTGCTAGAAGAGTTTATAAGCTTTATTATTACCAACGCACCGGAGCAGCGTGAAGCAAGCGATGAACGAATTGAGCGCAGCATTATTTATATGAAAGAAAACTATAGGCGGAAAATAAGCATCGACCATTTGGCCGCAGCAGCCGAAATGACAACAACGGCTTACTCCCGTCTTTTCCGCAAAATGAAGGTCGAATCCCCGATTGAGTATTTAAATCAAATCCGGATGGACAAGGCGAAGCAATTACTCGACAAGGAGGATCGGCGCGTAAAGGAAGTGGCTGATTTCGTCGGCTTCCGCAGCGAGTTTTATTTCAGCCGTATGTTTCAGCGTTTAGTAGGCGTATCGCCAACCGTTTATATGAAGCGTGGGACGATGAAAATCGCTGTAGCCTCCTCGCTCGGCTTTCATGAGCATTTGCAATCTATCGGCATCGAGCCTGTATGTGCCGTCGATTTGTTTCAGTACCCCGGCACAGGGGAACAGGCATACAGCAAGCAGTTAGATGAGCAGCTTAGTGAGCTAAAACGTTCCAAATGCGACTTAATTATTGCGGATCATTACCATATGCATTTTAAAGACAGCTTTAAGCAAATCGCACCCTCGTATTTTCTTGATTTTTCAGTGTGGGATTGGAAGCGAAACTTCTTGAAAATTGCTGAGCTTGTAAACCGAGAGCGAGAAGCTGAAGCGGTGCTGACCCGTCTGGATTTGAGTATTGAGGATGCCAAGCAATTGTTGAACGAAGCGATTGGCGAGAATCGAATTACGGTTATACAGGTTAGTCACCGTGCAGTTGGGATTCAAGGGACAACAGCCCATCCACTTAATGAACTCATTTATAAAGAGCTTGCCCTAAAGCCGGGTGGACAGGTGCCGGGCGATATGTGGCGGCTGGAAATTCCGCCGGAAGCGATGCCGGTGCTGGATACGGAGCACTTATTTATTCAGAAGCATCATGTGCTGGCAGGGAGCGAGGAAATTTTTCATTCGATGACACAAACTAGTGCGTGGCAGGAGACAAGCGCCGTTCAAGAGGGAAATGTACATGCGATTCCTAATTGGTTCGTCATGAGCTGGACGCCGTTAGGAAGACAGCATATTATAAAAACGCTCATTGATTTGCTGGCCAAATAG
- a CDS encoding MFS transporter, which produces MSKKRSSFAEHIATTVAAQASANAAPALSRKTALLFAFACGLAVANIYFAQPLLSSISDELGIAPSSIGAVITVTQLCYALGLLLLVPLGDLMNRRTLITSQMLLSVGAMLIVGFSTSSAALFAGMAAVGLLAVVTQTLVAFAAALASPSQRGQIVGIVTSGIVMGILLARTFAGILTDIAGWRSVYLASAALTLIMAGALYRILPRDRSAAQRDRLSYWQLLRSVLTLFVEERVLRVRAVLALLIFTAFSILWTSLVLPLSAPPFSLSHTAIGAFGLAGAAGALAAARAGRLADRGLGQRTTGIALTVLLISWLAIGYADQSLFPLIIGIILLDLAIQAVHVTNQSMILSVRPEARSRLTAGYMIFYSIGSATGSIASTSIYAYAGWSGVCWLGAGVSAIALLFWAATRLPKFM; this is translated from the coding sequence ATGTCGAAAAAAAGATCGTCATTTGCGGAGCATATCGCCACAACCGTAGCAGCTCAAGCCAGCGCCAATGCCGCTCCAGCCTTATCACGCAAAACAGCCCTGTTATTTGCCTTCGCTTGTGGACTCGCCGTTGCCAATATTTATTTCGCCCAGCCCTTGCTGAGCAGCATTTCGGACGAGCTTGGCATAGCCCCCTCCTCAATAGGCGCAGTGATAACGGTTACTCAGCTTTGCTATGCGCTTGGACTACTTTTGCTTGTACCGCTGGGTGATTTAATGAATCGTCGTACCCTTATTACCTCACAAATGCTGTTATCCGTCGGAGCCATGCTTATCGTCGGCTTCTCTACAAGTTCGGCTGCCCTATTTGCAGGTATGGCTGCTGTTGGTCTGCTTGCTGTTGTCACCCAAACCTTAGTCGCTTTCGCAGCGGCGCTAGCATCACCTTCTCAGCGTGGGCAAATCGTCGGGATTGTTACGAGCGGCATCGTAATGGGCATTTTACTCGCCCGCACCTTTGCCGGAATTTTGACAGATATTGCGGGCTGGCGCTCTGTTTATTTAGCCTCTGCCGCCCTCACCCTTATAATGGCCGGCGCACTGTACCGCATATTGCCTCGCGATCGCTCTGCTGCTCAGCGTGATCGCCTATCGTATTGGCAACTGCTGCGCTCTGTACTTACCTTATTTGTGGAGGAACGGGTGCTTCGTGTCCGTGCAGTGCTGGCTTTGCTCATTTTTACCGCCTTCAGCATATTGTGGACTTCCTTGGTGTTGCCGCTTAGCGCTCCACCCTTCTCGCTTTCGCACACAGCTATCGGCGCATTCGGTCTGGCTGGGGCGGCCGGAGCTTTAGCCGCAGCGAGAGCAGGCCGGCTTGCAGACCGCGGCCTCGGGCAGCGAACAACGGGCATCGCACTTACAGTGCTGCTTATTTCCTGGCTGGCTATTGGTTATGCTGATCAGTCGCTTTTCCCATTAATAATAGGCATTATCCTGCTCGATTTAGCCATACAAGCCGTACATGTCACCAATCAGAGCATGATTCTCAGCGTTCGACCGGAGGCTCGCAGCAGACTAACTGCCGGGTATATGATCTTTTATTCAATCGGCAGCGCCACTGGTTCTATTGCTTCTACTAGCATTTACGCTTATGCAGGCTGGAGCGGCGTATGCTGGCTAGGGGCAGGCGTTAGCGCTATAGCGCTTTTATTTTGGGCGGCAACCCGCTTGCCAAAATTTATGTAG
- a CDS encoding urease accessory UreF family protein: MISFLQVAQLVDSAFPTGAFSHSFGLETYVQEERIRTIPDFLKWMDSYICGTVAPIEGTGVYWSAIWVPAYLQQPEQQEREAIKAKLLDLSRRMTGTRLARESREGASKIGKRYLHTVQAVYPESLLGDYAAWIKQERGDANAAIVHGWICGYLQLTPHMAVLSFLYQTVNSMLQNVIRMWSLGQTDGQKIMTALFPLLEREAAAIAAKPLLPEQMYTANVMQEIAAMRHESLYSRLFMS; encoded by the coding sequence ATGATATCTTTTTTGCAGGTGGCGCAGCTGGTGGACTCGGCCTTTCCAACGGGGGCCTTTTCCCATTCGTTCGGCTTGGAAACGTATGTGCAGGAGGAGCGGATTCGCACCATTCCCGATTTTTTGAAGTGGATGGATAGCTACATTTGCGGTACGGTTGCCCCCATTGAAGGAACGGGCGTGTATTGGAGCGCGATCTGGGTGCCTGCCTACTTACAGCAGCCTGAGCAGCAGGAGCGGGAAGCGATTAAAGCGAAGCTGCTGGATTTATCGCGCAGGATGACGGGGACGCGCCTGGCTCGGGAGTCAAGAGAAGGGGCAAGCAAAATCGGCAAACGGTATTTGCATACCGTGCAGGCGGTATATCCCGAATCGCTGCTGGGCGATTATGCGGCTTGGATTAAGCAAGAGCGGGGAGACGCAAACGCGGCAATCGTTCATGGCTGGATTTGCGGTTATTTGCAGCTGACGCCTCATATGGCGGTGCTCAGCTTTTTATATCAGACAGTTAACAGCATGCTGCAAAATGTAATTCGCATGTGGAGCTTGGGTCAGACCGATGGTCAAAAAATAATGACGGCCTTGTTCCCGCTTCTGGAGCGTGAGGCGGCAGCGATAGCGGCAAAGCCGCTTTTGCCAGAACAGATGTATACCGCGAACGTGATGCAGGAAATTGCAGCGATGCGCCATGAGAGCTTGTATTCCCGATTATTTATGTCCTAA
- the ureC gene encoding urease subunit alpha, translated as MIPGEVIPKQDRIWQNSGRIVRDLFVMNRGDRPIQVGSHFPFAQVNPRLDFDRTAAEGFRLNIPSGTAVRFEPGEEKLVQLVAYGGGAAPLSTEGEDKQAGLPIAREAYISMFGPTIGDRVRLADTELFIEIERDYAHYGDECKFGGGKVLRDGMGQSAFRTRDEKVLDTVITNAVIIDYTGIVKGDIGIKNGKIVAIGKAGNPDTMDGVHSELIVGASTEVIAGEGKLITAGGIDTHIHFICPQQIETALSSGVTTMIGGGTGPAEGTKATTCTPGSWHIHRMLEAAEEYPMNIGFLGKGNSSGVDTLREQVAAGAIGLKIHEDWGSTPAVIDAALTVADEMDIQVAIHTDTLNEAGFVEETIKAINGRTIHTYHTEGAGGGHAPDIITLAGHPNVIPSSTNPTKPFTINTIEEHLDMLMVCHHLDRNIPEDVAFADSRIRPETIAAEDILHDLGALSIISSDSQAMGRVGEVISRTWQTADKMKRQRGPLAGGAGAGEANGDSEAGEASANDNSRVKRFVAKYTINPAVAHGISKYVGSVEAGKWADLVLWKPEFFGTKPELVLKGGMPAFAIMGDPNASIPTPEPKIGRLMFGAHGKAKYSSCITFVSKAAADAGIKQQLGLAKQVLPVSGCRNIGKRDMLLNDLTPEITVNPDTYEVLVDGEQAICEPLSELPMAQRYYLF; from the coding sequence ATGATCCCCGGTGAGGTAATTCCAAAGCAGGATAGAATATGGCAAAATTCAGGCCGCATCGTAAGAGACCTATTCGTTATGAACCGCGGGGATCGTCCGATTCAGGTCGGGTCGCATTTTCCTTTTGCACAGGTGAATCCTAGGCTGGATTTTGACCGTACGGCAGCAGAAGGCTTTCGCCTCAATATTCCATCAGGCACAGCTGTGCGCTTTGAGCCAGGCGAGGAGAAGCTGGTACAGCTCGTAGCTTATGGCGGAGGGGCTGCGCCGCTCAGCACGGAGGGAGAGGATAAGCAGGCAGGCTTGCCAATCGCTAGAGAAGCTTATATCAGCATGTTTGGGCCAACGATAGGCGACCGGGTCAGGCTTGCTGATACAGAGCTGTTTATAGAGATTGAACGCGATTATGCCCATTATGGCGATGAATGCAAGTTCGGCGGAGGCAAGGTGCTGCGCGATGGGATGGGACAGTCCGCATTTCGTACACGGGATGAGAAGGTGCTCGATACGGTCATTACCAATGCCGTTATTATTGATTATACCGGTATTGTAAAGGGCGATATTGGCATCAAAAACGGGAAAATCGTTGCGATTGGCAAGGCGGGCAATCCGGACACGATGGACGGCGTTCATTCTGAGCTCATCGTTGGTGCTTCGACAGAGGTTATTGCGGGGGAAGGGAAGCTCATCACTGCGGGCGGCATTGATACACATATTCATTTTATTTGCCCTCAGCAAATTGAGACGGCGCTGTCTTCAGGCGTGACGACGATGATTGGCGGAGGAACTGGGCCGGCCGAGGGGACGAAAGCAACGACCTGTACGCCGGGCAGCTGGCATATCCACCGCATGCTGGAGGCGGCTGAGGAATACCCGATGAACATTGGTTTTCTCGGTAAAGGCAACTCATCGGGTGTGGATACGCTGCGCGAGCAAGTAGCTGCGGGGGCGATTGGCCTTAAAATTCATGAGGATTGGGGCTCAACGCCGGCTGTTATCGACGCGGCGCTTACAGTCGCGGATGAAATGGACATTCAGGTAGCGATTCATACCGATACGCTGAATGAAGCGGGTTTTGTGGAGGAGACGATTAAAGCCATAAACGGACGGACAATTCATACGTACCATACCGAGGGGGCGGGGGGCGGCCATGCGCCGGATATTATTACGCTCGCAGGCCATCCGAACGTCATCCCATCTTCAACGAACCCAACAAAGCCTTTTACGATTAATACGATCGAAGAGCATTTGGATATGCTGATGGTTTGCCATCACCTCGATCGCAACATTCCTGAGGATGTTGCTTTTGCTGACTCTCGCATACGCCCTGAAACGATTGCCGCTGAAGATATTTTGCACGATTTAGGAGCGCTTAGCATTATTAGCTCCGATTCGCAGGCGATGGGCCGAGTGGGAGAGGTCATTTCCCGTACGTGGCAGACAGCCGATAAAATGAAGCGCCAGCGCGGTCCATTAGCTGGTGGAGCTGGGGCTGGCGAGGCTAACGGGGATAGCGAAGCAGGAGAGGCAAGTGCTAACGACAACAGCAGGGTAAAGCGTTTTGTGGCAAAATATACGATAAATCCTGCCGTTGCCCATGGCATCTCGAAATATGTAGGCTCGGTCGAGGCGGGGAAATGGGCGGATCTCGTATTGTGGAAGCCGGAATTTTTCGGAACAAAGCCGGAGCTGGTGCTGAAGGGCGGCATGCCTGCCTTTGCGATCATGGGCGATCCTAATGCTTCGATTCCAACGCCGGAGCCTAAAATCGGTCGGCTCATGTTCGGAGCACATGGGAAGGCCAAATACAGCAGCTGTATTACGTTCGTATCAAAGGCGGCTGCCGATGCTGGTATTAAGCAGCAGTTGGGCCTTGCGAAGCAGGTGCTGCCGGTATCGGGCTGCCGAAACATCGGCAAGCGCGATATGCTGTTGAATGATTTGACGCCGGAAATTACCGTTAATCCAGATACGTATGAGGTGCTCGTAGATGGCGAGCAGGCGATATGTGAGCCGCTAAGCGAGCTGCCTATGGCACAGCGGTATTACTTATTTTAG
- the ureG gene encoding urease accessory protein UreG, translating to MCGGANHSHAHDSWNSTPFQGGRALRIGVGGPVGSGKTALLEKISEIMYPDYSIGIITNDIYTKEDAVILTKTGVLPQERIIGVETGGCPHTAVREDVSMNMEAVEDLEERFSDLDLLFIESGGDNLAAAFSPELVDMFIYIIDVAQGEKIPRKGGPGITRSDLLVINKIDLAPYVGASLEVMSEDSKRMRGERPFVMTNLKSEESAAKVVEWIIAACPALKHGHTHHHHHEHHHDHA from the coding sequence ATGTGTGGAGGAGCAAATCATAGCCATGCCCATGACAGCTGGAACAGCACGCCGTTTCAAGGAGGAAGAGCGCTTCGAATCGGAGTTGGCGGTCCTGTAGGCTCGGGGAAAACAGCGCTGCTGGAGAAAATCAGCGAAATCATGTATCCTGACTATAGTATTGGTATTATTACCAACGATATTTATACGAAAGAGGACGCAGTTATTTTGACCAAAACAGGTGTTTTGCCGCAGGAGCGCATCATTGGCGTAGAAACAGGAGGCTGCCCGCATACGGCTGTGCGCGAGGATGTATCAATGAATATGGAAGCGGTCGAGGATCTGGAGGAGCGTTTTAGCGATCTGGATTTGCTGTTCATTGAAAGCGGCGGCGATAATTTGGCCGCAGCATTCAGCCCAGAGCTGGTCGATATGTTTATTTACATCATTGATGTTGCCCAAGGCGAGAAAATTCCGCGCAAAGGCGGGCCGGGCATTACCCGCTCCGATCTGCTCGTCATTAATAAAATTGACCTCGCCCCCTATGTGGGAGCCAGCCTTGAGGTAATGAGCGAGGATTCCAAGCGGATGCGCGGCGAGAGGCCGTTTGTCATGACAAATCTCAAAAGTGAAGAAAGTGCCGCTAAAGTCGTGGAATGGATTATCGCAGCTTGCCCAGCCCTTAAGCATGGTCATACTCATCACCACCATCACGAGCATCATCACGACCATGCATAG
- a CDS encoding urease subunit gamma yields the protein MYLLEREKEKLFIVLAADLARRRQARGLRLNYPEAVAIITYEIMEGARDGRTVAELMSYGRTILAEDEVMEGISSMIHEVQVEATFPDGTKLVTIHDPIVPRRKESKA from the coding sequence ATGTATTTGCTGGAGAGAGAGAAGGAAAAGCTGTTTATTGTGTTGGCGGCAGATTTGGCACGGAGAAGGCAGGCTCGCGGCCTGCGTCTTAATTATCCCGAAGCCGTTGCCATTATTACTTATGAAATTATGGAAGGGGCAAGGGACGGTAGGACGGTAGCTGAGCTCATGAGTTACGGTCGTACCATTCTTGCTGAAGATGAGGTCATGGAGGGTATCTCGTCGATGATTCATGAGGTGCAGGTAGAGGCTACCTTTCCAGATGGAACGAAGCTCGTAACGATTCATGATCCAATCGTTCCGCGAAGGAAGGAGAGTAAAGCATGA
- a CDS encoding iron ABC transporter permease: protein MSIVLLLLGLNLLVLLLSIMLGERAVPPLEAIRTALHIGNDEFAFTIRTVRLPRALTGFLAGCGLAVSGMLLQIITRNPLASPGIIGLNSGAAAAVVAVMVLVPAYPMSQLPFAAFAGAIVVAALIYLLSWSNGISIIRLLLVGIGISAMAAACITYLLTLGNIFRVSQASVWMAGSLYGRTWEHFWPLLPWIAVLLPFVLFSIRQLDLFQLTDASAKGLGLRLERMRFWFILISVALAGSAVSMAGTIAFVGLIAPHMAVRLVGTRSIKRLPVTALLGGLIVIVADLIGRMAFSPYEIPAGLVTACIGAPYMIYLLLRRNTI from the coding sequence TTGAGCATCGTTTTGCTTCTGCTTGGTTTGAATCTGCTTGTTCTGCTCTTAAGTATTATGCTTGGAGAACGGGCAGTGCCGCCGCTCGAAGCCATTCGTACGGCCCTTCACATCGGAAATGATGAATTTGCTTTTACGATTCGCACGGTACGGCTGCCAAGAGCGCTCACTGGTTTTTTAGCGGGCTGTGGACTTGCAGTATCAGGAATGCTGTTGCAGATCATTACACGTAATCCGCTTGCTTCGCCAGGCATTATCGGGCTCAATTCGGGAGCCGCAGCGGCTGTAGTTGCTGTTATGGTGCTTGTGCCTGCGTACCCGATGAGCCAGCTGCCTTTTGCTGCTTTTGCCGGCGCGATTGTTGTAGCGGCCCTCATCTATTTATTATCCTGGAGCAATGGCATTTCAATCATTCGATTGCTGTTAGTAGGAATCGGCATTTCAGCTATGGCAGCAGCGTGCATCACTTATTTGCTGACGCTGGGCAATATTTTTCGTGTTTCGCAAGCCTCGGTATGGATGGCGGGCAGCTTATACGGTCGAACCTGGGAGCATTTTTGGCCCCTGCTGCCGTGGATAGCGGTGCTGCTCCCTTTCGTACTGTTCAGTATTCGCCAGCTCGATCTGTTTCAATTAACCGATGCTTCGGCCAAGGGGCTCGGGCTGCGCCTCGAGCGAATGAGATTTTGGTTTATTCTCATAAGCGTCGCCTTGGCAGGATCAGCCGTATCTATGGCGGGCACGATTGCGTTTGTTGGCCTGATTGCTCCTCATATGGCTGTACGCTTAGTTGGTACGCGCAGCATAAAGCGGCTTCCGGTGACGGCTTTGCTTGGTGGATTAATCGTTATTGTTGCTGATTTAATTGGCAGAATGGCTTTTTCTCCTTATGAAATACCAGCTGGTCTAGTTACTGCATGTATAGGCGCGCCTTATATGATCTATTTGCTGCTGCGGCGTAATACTATATAA
- a CDS encoding TetR/AcrR family transcriptional regulator, whose translation MARLREFNEEKALDAALQLFWEKGFEATSLSDLTAAMGIQRPSIYTAFGDKKSLFEAALRKYTRDHAVHVRTSLQKKASVKEAFRAFFEQQLDMAYREGPSKGCFCLNTMVELSPHDERFEILTREHQMYLSVIFEETIERGIRSSELRSDINAKSLAQTLVVALIGVTVLLKARPDRSFVENSMKTVLSLFDS comes from the coding sequence ATGGCCCGATTGCGCGAATTTAATGAAGAGAAGGCTTTGGATGCTGCGCTGCAGCTTTTTTGGGAGAAGGGCTTTGAAGCGACCTCTTTAAGTGACTTGACTGCGGCTATGGGTATTCAGCGTCCGAGCATTTATACCGCTTTTGGCGATAAGAAGTCGCTGTTTGAAGCGGCATTGCGCAAGTATACGAGGGACCATGCCGTTCATGTGCGGACGAGTCTACAGAAGAAGGCTTCGGTTAAAGAAGCATTTCGCGCTTTTTTTGAGCAGCAGCTGGATATGGCATACCGGGAAGGCCCGAGCAAGGGGTGCTTTTGCCTAAATACGATGGTGGAGCTGTCTCCACATGATGAGAGGTTTGAAATTTTGACGAGGGAGCATCAGATGTATCTTTCCGTCATTTTTGAGGAGACAATTGAACGCGGCATCCGTAGTAGTGAGCTCAGATCAGATATTAATGCTAAGAGCTTGGCGCAGACGCTGGTCGTGGCGCTCATTGGTGTTACGGTTTTGCTTAAGGCTCGCCCTGATCGTTCTTTTGTTGAAAATAGCATGAAAACGGTATTAAGCTTATTTGATTCATAA
- a CDS encoding Glu/Leu/Phe/Val dehydrogenase, translated as MYFERVEQYGVEQLVFCRDHKSGLKAIIAIHDTTLGPALGGTRMYPYASEESAVDDVIRLARGMTYKSSAAGLNLGGGKAVIIGDPMTDKSAELFHAFGRFIETLNGTYITAEDVGTTVADMDFIRQRTKFVTGISPEFGSGGNPSPFTALGVFHAIRAASLEAFGSAELLGKTIAVQGVGSVAYHLCRYLSEAGAKLIVTDVVQANAERAVMEFGAKMVDVDHIYGVECDIFAPCAMGGIINDDSLPLLKAKVVAGAANNQLKEEKHGDQLAAQGILYAPDYVVNSGGLINVADEWFGYNRERVLSRVEGIYNQLQRIFELSKEQQMPSFRAADRLAEMRIAKHRA; from the coding sequence TTGTATTTCGAACGGGTGGAGCAATATGGTGTGGAGCAATTGGTTTTTTGTCGTGATCATAAATCGGGCTTAAAAGCGATTATCGCCATTCATGATACGACACTTGGACCGGCGCTGGGTGGTACGCGCATGTATCCTTATGCCTCGGAGGAATCGGCAGTCGATGACGTTATCCGCTTAGCACGGGGGATGACCTATAAATCTTCTGCGGCAGGGCTTAATCTGGGAGGGGGCAAGGCGGTTATTATCGGCGACCCGATGACGGATAAAAGCGCGGAGCTGTTCCATGCGTTTGGACGGTTCATTGAAACGTTGAACGGCACATATATTACGGCGGAAGATGTGGGGACGACAGTGGCGGATATGGATTTTATTCGTCAAAGGACGAAATTCGTGACAGGAATATCGCCGGAGTTTGGCAGCGGAGGTAATCCTTCGCCTTTTACAGCACTTGGTGTATTTCATGCGATTCGGGCTGCTTCCCTAGAAGCTTTCGGGTCAGCTGAGCTGTTGGGGAAAACGATAGCGGTACAGGGCGTAGGCAGCGTCGCCTACCATTTATGCCGCTATTTGAGCGAAGCAGGTGCCAAGCTGATTGTGACCGATGTTGTGCAAGCAAACGCAGAGCGTGCAGTCATGGAGTTTGGAGCCAAAATGGTCGATGTCGATCATATTTATGGCGTTGAATGTGACATTTTTGCGCCTTGCGCGATGGGAGGCATTATTAATGATGACAGCCTTCCGCTGCTCAAGGCGAAGGTAGTTGCTGGTGCTGCGAATAATCAGCTGAAGGAAGAAAAGCATGGCGATCAGCTCGCAGCCCAAGGCATCTTATATGCTCCGGACTATGTCGTCAACTCCGGCGGGCTGATAAATGTGGCAGATGAATGGTTTGGCTATAACCGAGAGCGGGTGCTCAGCAGGGTAGAGGGAATTTATAACCAACTACAGCGTATTTTTGAGCTATCGAAAGAGCAGCAAATGCCTTCTTTCCGTGCAGCGGATCGCCTGGCTGAGATGCGGATAGCTAAACATCGGGCGTGA
- a CDS encoding stalk domain-containing protein: protein MLKNAGKGYKGFVVGVVITAAVTLPFTTFAQSLQKSISVVYNDIKVNVNGNTVTLKDETGKVLEPFNFAGSVYVPLRGVSEALGMDVTYDSTSKTVTINGGGGGGQPPDGEPPTGTPPTGGTDTSGAGTGTGTTTGTTTSGSTDDTGLTQQVTQGPYYVTGTSQLTSGNLNYDSLTGEKIKVKGYVYAGATGTTPVAGAKVEIWQADDTGNYHPNSNGAASSYTASQLSLRGYVLTDANGYYEYTTIYPGEYTGRTRHIHTNTTATGYKGVITQLIIPSLSGDKMTAAQDNIAQSLPAYNQVTFTAVDGVPTTTFNYRLAVN from the coding sequence ATGCTTAAAAATGCGGGAAAAGGCTACAAGGGCTTTGTCGTTGGCGTGGTCATCACGGCTGCGGTAACGCTTCCGTTCACGACCTTTGCCCAGTCGCTTCAGAAGTCGATTTCTGTTGTGTACAACGACATTAAGGTAAATGTTAATGGAAATACAGTAACCTTGAAGGATGAGACTGGAAAAGTGCTGGAGCCGTTCAACTTTGCCGGCTCGGTGTACGTGCCGCTTCGCGGGGTGTCTGAAGCGCTTGGAATGGATGTGACGTATGACAGCACTTCGAAAACTGTCACCATTAATGGCGGTGGAGGCGGTGGCCAGCCGCCAGATGGAGAACCGCCAACCGGAACGCCTCCAACTGGAGGCACGGATACGAGCGGTGCGGGCACTGGAACGGGTACGACAACGGGCACGACGACTTCAGGGTCGACGGACGATACGGGACTTACACAACAGGTTACACAAGGACCGTATTATGTGACGGGCACGAGCCAATTAACTAGCGGCAACTTGAATTATGACAGCCTAACAGGCGAGAAAATCAAGGTAAAGGGCTATGTGTACGCCGGAGCGACGGGTACGACGCCGGTAGCCGGTGCAAAGGTTGAAATTTGGCAGGCGGATGATACAGGTAACTACCATCCGAACTCCAATGGTGCTGCCAGCAGCTACACGGCCAGCCAGCTTTCGCTGCGCGGCTATGTGCTGACGGATGCAAACGGCTATTATGAATACACAACGATTTATCCGGGTGAGTATACAGGGCGTACGCGCCATATTCACACGAACACGACGGCAACGGGATATAAGGGCGTTATTACACAGCTTATTATTCCAAGCTTGAGTGGCGATAAAATGACTGCTGCGCAGGATAATATTGCCCAAAGCTTGCCGGCGTACAATCAGGTAACCTTCACAGCGGTTGATGGCGTGCCTACAACGACGTTTAATTATCGGTTGGCAGTGAATTAA
- a CDS encoding DoxX family protein, which yields MNTRISKGRLWTSWIMSGLVILFMLFDGVMKLFKPAIVVESTIQLGFQEHHIVIMGVLALLSTILYALPRTSFLGVVLLTGYFGGVIVTHLRLDAPLFSNTLFPVYLAVLAWGGIWLRNEQVRKLIPFQN from the coding sequence ATGAACACACGCATTTCAAAAGGGCGGCTTTGGACATCCTGGATCATGAGCGGATTAGTCATTTTGTTTATGCTATTTGATGGCGTTATGAAGCTATTTAAGCCTGCAATTGTAGTTGAGTCGACCATACAGCTTGGATTTCAGGAGCATCATATTGTTATTATGGGTGTGCTTGCGCTGCTATCGACGATTTTGTACGCTTTGCCACGTACGTCCTTCCTAGGCGTTGTGCTGCTGACCGGGTATTTTGGCGGGGTTATCGTAACTCATCTGCGGCTGGATGCGCCATTGTTCAGCAACACCTTATTTCCCGTTTATCTTGCTGTGTTAGCCTGGGGCGGCATTTGGCTGCGTAATGAGCAAGTTCGTAAGTTAATTCCTTTTCAAAATTAG